Part of the Scomber japonicus isolate fScoJap1 chromosome 6, fScoJap1.pri, whole genome shotgun sequence genome, GTGAAAGGTAACTAAGTTTGTGGGTTAACTTTCTTTGTGAAAATAGCAAAGTATTTGTAACTCTTTTCGTTCAGATCCATCAACTATCACGCACCTGTTTCAGTAATGAGATTTATAGTTTTCCACAAAACATCTTTGAATAACTGGAAAATTTTGCACTAGTAGCCAATTAAATATACTGCATTTTTCATACTAGCATTTCAACAATATCAGCCCTTTATTCTTGAATTAGATTAACCAATTTATACTAATCAATTATAAAAATGCACAATATTTACCAGTTAACCTAGACGTTTGGACCTCCCTATGGCAGTGGACTtactgtgtggtgtgtgtatgagtgtgtattaCGCATAGAGTCTCACACTTGTGAGGTGCTGGTGGTGTTGTAAACACTTGTAGCAGGGGGAGAGGGGCTGAAGACTGTATCAAGCTCGGCTAAAGCAGCATAGCGGTCCTGCCCTGCTGCCAGGTTCTGAGGCAAACTACCCACTCCTGCTGTCGCTGTGGCTGAGCTCACCCCGCCAGGAGTACCACCTCCTAGAAGAGAAGCACATAACAGCAGAGCTGGGTTCAATCCACCTCAGCACAACCAATCTAGGACtacattttcttcaaatttcaaaagaaagaagagaaaggtcCAGAGACAGCTGCCATACTCAACCTATTAAAAATACTGGGGAAAGTATGTTCAGTCATTAGGAAATTTTACTCTTTCACCAAAATCCAGTTCGTTATATGAACAAAATAAACGAGTACCGCCCCAGTACAATTCACAGATGCTCGAGTGCCAATCCATGTGTCTATCCATGTGACACTAAATCCAATGAATCCAGTATATATTCTTTAAAGTAAAGTGTGTAGTGACGATTCCTCTCCCTACACTGGGTAGAGACTTACTGATTTAAATCTTTGCGCATGATTTGACTTTTGTTGTTGTGCCATCTTCTTTTTCAAGTCAACCTCTATCCTTACAACTGAGATCTATAAAACAGGCTAGGCAGGAGAAGTTTACCTTGCTCTGTTGTGGCAGAGCTAAACATGTTATCCAGGTCAGCGAAGGCTGCGTATCTATCGGCATGGACACTAGTACTCTGTACAGCATCTCTGCCAGCTCCTGTGGAGTTACTCTGGGAGGAGGAACTGAAGGATCCAAAGTCAGCACTACACGATTTGGGGAAGTTGTCAAAATTTGCAAAAGTGGCATTAGCTAGTCCCCCTGAGGCGCTACCTgcatgaaagaaaagagattaCAGAGTCACAAGGGGGATCTTCAATTTTGGTTCTGGATGACAGCATAAACAGGGAGGTGAGGGAGAGAAGCTGCATGATTGGTAAAGTTGGGGTGTAGTCAGGCTCTTTAGGACGCTAAACAACACTACAAAACCGTGTCCTCTGCAACTCTGCTGGCTCTTCATTAGCCAACTAAGCTCTAGGGAGGTCACAAAATTAGCATATTTTTGTCTTAGAGGCATATGATATGCAGAACAGCAGCATTCTACAGTTCTGAGCTAAATCCAAGTATAGCACTGTACTGTGAGTCAATGTTAGAGTGTTACAGACAAAACCAAACAGAACGTATTAACTGTAACATAGGAAACAACTGATAGCTCAATTTAAAAAGGGCTGAATTCTACTATTCATCCTGTTGGCATTAGTGAGCTCTAAAGACTAGACCATCACCTCAACCAGATCTAAGATTGTTACTGAGGAAATAGTTCACCTTTTTTCTGCAAGACTTAAGTCCTAAATGAACTGTTCATATGTTTATAACAGTGAATGGCTGttgatttagtttattttgcacaatatgtgtgtgttggaaaaCCATGCTAATTTAGGCACTTCCCATCCGTTTCAGGTCTATAAGAGTAGATTCAATTCCAGCCTGGGTTTCATGAGTTTGTCATACATATTTAGAACTATGttgaaaaaaagatatattCTTACATAgcaaaatgtataaatgaacattttgaattttgagacttattttatttaataatgaaattGACCTGAAGGGTATGATGCTTTTTTCTTCCATGTTACGTAccaaaaaacaaaggaaattgTGGGTTGAGAACACAGCATAGTGGGTGCCTGAtcttttcttagtttttttccccccatcaagttctctttttcattctattttttattatttttggtcTATTATCCATGGTGGTTCTCTGCAGTGACAGAAATAATAGAAGCTTATCTCTGTTTTCAACCAGTGAGTCAGAGTTATAGACACAAAAGAGCTACATGCTGAGACACACATTACATCCAGAGAGAGGAGGATCAGAGTGACTACACATTAGAGACAGTGGAAAGGGTGAAAGCTGTTAAGAGGGCaagcacagagagagacttACTGTGTGCACCCTGGAGAGGCAGAGCAGTGGCAAACTCACCCATACTGCGACTGGATGAGAGCACAGTGAATGCTGGCAgccaaaaaataatacaaaaacaaaaagggtgGGAAAAATGTAAGACAGGGGTggagaaacaaaagagaaaaaaatatcaacTAAACCAAAAGGTAAAAATTAAGAAGTGtgaaaagaaagtaaataaagCAAAGGATGAAAAACACAGGAGCCAGAATGGACAGCTAAGGCCAGGCAGATAGCATAGTCTGTGAGAGAAGGATTATCTAATAAAGCCATGAGAGAGTGGAGCTTTATCCATCAAGCAATACACATCAAGAGATCACTGTGTACCTCCACACTAAGACAATTATCAATGTAGACCacccagcagagggcgctgtaGTGCACAATATTTTCCTAAGACTAGGAGGATGatgttaaagtgtgtgtttgtggataaAAGTCACTGTTTTGTGTATGGTTAAGTGACAGTTACTGATGAGCAATTGCAGTAATACCACATGAAGGGCTTGGAGTGCAATAAAGGCCAGAATGACTAAGACGGGGCAACAGTAGATAGCTGCACGTTTTAAATCATGGTTTGCTTGTGTGGGGGAGGTATAGACCGGAAAAGTGACACTGTTAACCACCACAAAAACGTGGTTACAGTACTACACAAGGTGTTATGTACATCCTGCATCACTATAAAGGTTTACCTAAAGACTGCAGAGTGATATGATTGTTAtttcataaaaactaaaatggaCTTTGCACATTGCAATATATATTACTCCTATATCTCAACATTAAAATTAatgatgttaaatattaaactctgcacaaacacaactcgcttttttaaaaacatgttttttccattttcatacAAGTGAGTGATCTTTGAAAActtgttttattgtaaaatgaTGCTTTCAAGGGTAATTAAAATACATAGGCCTATATGCTACAGGTGGTGTTTAGACTGAATACTTCTGGTGTGAGGTGCCTATTATCCTCTGGTGCACATACCATGTAAGCACATGGTCATGTGTTCAAGCTGCAACCAAGGACAATTTGTTGGATTGCTTTTGAAAGcagaaatatgtatttaaataagCAAATAAGTATTTTCCTGCCTTAAGGAAATTTTGTGAGCCTAACCTGTGGATTTTGCCTAATTTCTTGGTTACAAAACATTTTGAACTACTGGTGCACAGAGGTCTTCCAAATATGACCCGATGAACAGACAATGTACATATGGGAGGGCACGGGAGGCAGAGGGTATGCACtgcaacaattaaaaaacagatgACAACAAAATTGATGACTTGACATGAAACATGGCTGACAATGTGCTACATATGAATAATACCCTTGGGTCCAAATTGAATTTTAACTGAAATTGAACTTCTGTGACAAATTGCCTAAGTTCAGTGTTGCTCTAtattaagaggaaaaaaagtttaaaaaaacacaaagtccaACCAACAGCTAAGGCAAACTGCAGAGTGTAGTTACTACACTCTGCCTTTTTTCTCTGAGCTTTATCTGCAGTTACTGTGGTCTGCGACAGTCGTTCATATTGTTAATGAATGGGGCTTCAGGACCTGTAAATCCGGTTTTCTAGCTTAATGcaatttctgtttctgtcaaaTTGTTTAGGGGCTTGTTTGGGACAGGGTTGGGGTAGCGCACTCAAGACCACTCAAAATATGCAGGGGATCCAGTACCCAAAAAAAGCTAGACAATATgatataaacaataaaactactTATGTGACagtgatttaaatgtgtgtcattTGTCCAATAAAGGGAACTTGCTCTACCTGTATTTGAGGGGTGGAATGGGGCTTGGGGTGCAGAAGGGAAACCACTCGTTGACCCAGATGTGCTCCTGAATGCATCAAAATTAGCAAAGTCTGCATTTGCGTTGGCATTCTGTGCCGCTGGAGGTGGTGTCAGGATGAGGTTCAGACAgtcaaatgaacaaaaaagacAATGGGAGGAAAACAATGGATGAGATGATAAGAGAATGGACATATGACAACTAAGGACATGAATGACACATTTCAAAAGAAAGACATATAACAATAAAATGCATAGGAGCTTTAAAGAATGGGAGCATAGTCTGATGTTCACTATCTCTAATAATATGCTGCCTGGACTCTTTGCTGAGTGCAGAGTGTCTACGGCTGTATGCGTGTGCTCAGTATTACACATTTATCTCAGAGGTGTACAACTGAGCTCATGTTTGCTATGTAGAGATGTGTGGATGGAACTTTAGTCGCTGCATTAAGGGTGAGTCTTGATGGCTCTTTGAGGGGGAAATGAGAAGACATTATCCTCCACGGGAGACAAACACTTACAGGCATTAGTAACCATGGAGATGTGTCTGCCTGTAACACCTCTGATACTATTCCATAATGTATGACCAttttttgtaaccatggaacTACGTGGCTGCGGACATTTAACAAATTCTGAAAGATACAAAACTTTTGGCAGAATCTACAAAAGGTGTTAATTTAAATGCAACATCAATCAGCACATAGCTGTCTCTTCAAATACCTTAACCCTTTTAAATGTCAACTGCAGCCAAACTTGAGCAAAGGGCTGTGGACATGCTTTTATGCACATAATAGATTTTGACTTGTTTTAGCGACAATAGataaatcttttttctttcaaacaatTAAAAGGAATTTCCACAATAAACACTTGACTACAGAGGAGACTGAAACTGGTAAAAAGAAATATGCATACACTCAGCAACATTTCATCTTCCTGGTTAGAgcctgtgaaaaaaaacaactgacacAAGAATTTCCACACTTAAAAAGACAATCCCATCCTGAGTGGAATAACTGCTTATTTCCTGCATTCCCTTACTTCTTTGTCACTTTCCAGTGCTTTTATTGTGTCGGGTTATTTGTCATCTCAACTGCTCAAATTCACTGCATGACATTAAAACTGGTGAACATAAAAGATCACACTGATATTTCACTCTGCTTTTGCCTGACATGTAATAATAGTTCTGTTTATTTTGTCAGTTATTCATTTGTTTCTTACTTGTGTGGCTGTTGAAATGTGCAAAGTTAGCAAAACCGGAGCTGGCGCCTGCACTCATGTTGGGCGGGGCAGCAAAGATGTCTCCACCCAAGTCACTCAGGAGGTCAAACTTCTTGTCATGGGGCTGCTGCTGGTGGGTATGTCCACGGGTTACCACTGGAGACTGcaggatacaaaaaaaaacatatttgaaaaatCTACATGCATGTGTTGATTATTATGTAAACTTACATGTGTGTCTAGGAAGACTAAGAAAGGCAAGAAGAAGGCcttttgaaaaaaatggacaGGGAgagtgtctgtctatctatttatattatGTGCTTTCATGCAAATTTAAGCACGAGTGAGGAAAGATGAGATTTAGATTCTGTTATTGAtaacaataaaactgaaaataatgaaGCTTAACAATATGTCATAGCTTAGTACCTTTAATCATTTTCGTTCGTCAAAGTTATTTTAGAAAGTACTTTGTGACCCCATACCAACCCTTGATAGGTAAGCAATAATTACAAATTCACATATATGTGTTCTTACCTGATTAGGTGGAGTGTTCTTATTGAGGTGTAAAGAGGGGGCTGACTCCCCCAGCAGGGATTTGAGTGGTCTAACTTCTGgggtgctgctggtgctgctgtttGAGGACCCAGAGATGGAAGCATGGACTGAAGCCACTACCTTGGCCTGCTCAGGAGGTACATACCTAGGAAGCAGTGCACACAACCCATGATTACCACTGTAAACCAAAAACCTTTAGTATGTCACATTATAATTGCAAACATTTCACATAGTCATGGTCAAATTCACAATATACTAATGGTTAATGGCTATTGGAATAATCGTTGAGATAAATTAGCATAATATAGGGttttcaaaataatgattttacaGCCTttgcaaaacaaacattttatttatgcaaGGTCCACATGTGATAACAGGAAATGTTTATTTGAGAGCAAATGTAATTCACAACCAGCAGGCAGGTCATTAATCTTAAAGACTAATCTCTATGCCAATTAAGTAATTAAAgtacatatttttgtgtgtgtgtgtgtgtgtgtgtgtgtgtgtgtgtgtgcgtgtgtgtgtgtgtgtgtgcgtgcgcatgtTACAGGAGAACGGGTCATGTGTGAGTGCAGAGGATGTCTACAGCATGTGGTGGCATGTTGAGACATGCACCCCTCATCTTTCACATTTTGGTCAGACTTCAGACACGAAGCAGAGAGATTGCAGAGGCACTTTTACATAGACAAAGAGATGTAATAATGTAATGGTCGTCTATCATGCACATGGTTTAATATTTGATCATCCAAAATATAGTTAATGATTTATCTTAATTTTTTTGACTTCATAAACTAATAGTCTCACTAAATGAATGTTTACTTTTGATGGCCGATCCTTAATTTGTTATCAGTGGGGCAGACACTTGTTTGGCAGGCGTATCTTTAGTTTTATTTGCCTGAAATAACTGCTGACATTAGTTTGTCATTACTCAACAGTCGCAATGCAATACCAACTATGCTATATGTTGTATAcagttcaacaaaaaaaaactataactTTATGTAATAACTAAAACTTGCACATAAAAAGCAGCTTGACTGTAATGACCTAAATTCTGTGCATTTAAAGAAGGGTATTTGGTGGCTTGCTCGAAGCTAACTGCTGAGCTGCTGGTAAGACATTCCAGGCCAgagagcaaaaaacaaaaaaaaccccacaaagaCAAAGGTACAGTGCATccagaaagtattcacaccccttcactttccccacattttgttatgttacagccttattccaaaatggattcaattccttttttttccccctctccaaTCTACACACAATGATGACAAAGCAAAATgtttgcaaatgtattaaaaataaaaaaactgaaatatagcATGTACATGTACTTGTCTGCTAGCTTACAAAACGTaccatttcttcttctcataTTTATCTTGAAGGAACTCCTTAACTTTCTGTGGTTCTCTGAAGTCTGGTACTGAGGAGGTTTTGTCATCATAAAGGCCAAGCCAGATCTGTTTACatacctgaaacacacagaataGCACAACAACTGATTTTGGTTAAATATTTTTGTAGCAAACACAAATTTGAACTTATGGACGTGTCATATGCTCCAATAAAAATGCATGAAGGCAAGGCACAGACAAGGAAATGACAAAGTAAGCATAGAAATTCATGATGATGACATAGTTATTTACTTCAAATCCATTAAATGCAGGTTACGGTCAAAATAGCATTCATTTAAGAACATCCTCTTTTGAAAACGCAATAACAGTGCAAATGTCACCAACAGTAGGTGATGCAATACACTGCATAACCCACAGACTACCTTAATTCAAGCTTGACACTAAGATTTTGTTATTGCTAGGTTTGATGGTTTGATATTTCTCAGACTGAACGTGAttactgtgtgtgagtctcaccTCTGGTGTTGGGTTTTGGATAGCATTCCAAAAGTATTTGCCTAATCCAGTAAAGAGAGGTTTATAGgctgtatgcatgtgtgcgcTCAGAACTGGTGCTGCAAGACCTACTATGGCTCTTATGCTATACACGTGTCTGTTGCTGGTATTCTTTAGCTGATTTTGATGTGCATGCATACCTGGAATCTAATTGAACAAATGGATCAAAAACTTTGAATTTattgaagaaaaatatataatttaatatatttgtgtgtggtATATATGAACATTTGTTTCAGTAACTGGTGTGACTCCTAAGTTGCAGCAGTAAATTCAACTTAACCTCTTTCTTCTAGCCCATTTTACAGAACAGTTTCAACTCAGGGATGTTGGTGGGCTTCCTTGCATGGACAGCATGCTTCAGGTCTTTCCACATTATGTCTTTAGGATTAAGGTCAGGACTTTGACTCTGCCATTCCAAATCATTAACTTTCTTGTGCTTTAAGCAGTGTTTGGTAGAATGACTTGTGTGTTTTATCAATGGTCGTGAGCCGTCCTGGTCCAGAGGCAGCAGTAGCAAACCATAATACTACCACCATGTTTCACAGATGGGGTGAGGTTTTTATGCTTGAATGTAGGGTTTGCTCGTTGCCAAACAAAACACTTCTTCTTCACACAAGTTCAATTTTACTGAACATTTTCCCCAACAGCCTTCTCCAACAGCCTTCTCGCTTATCCACATGGACCTGATTTAACCACAGACGAGCAACGATGTTCTTTTTGGAGAGTCCTGGCTTTCTCCTTGCAACTCTGCCATGCCCATCactgatattaaatattgtaccGATGGCGAACTCATGAACATTGACATTAGCCACTGTGAGAGAGGCCCTTAGTTTCCGAGACGTTTCCCTAGGTTCCCTTATGAACTTACAGACTATTATAAGCCTTGTCCTTGGTGTGCTTTTTATTTGTCGACCACTCCTGGCGAGAGTAACAATCATGTTGCATGTCCTCCATTTGTACACTCTCTGACAGTTCACTGGTGGAGTCCAAACTATTTAGAAATGGTTTTGTAACGCTTTCTAGCCTGATAAGAAATCAACAACTCTTCTCCTACAATCCTCAGAAATCTCCTTTGTCCATGACCAACTTCCACAAAATATATTGTGAGGGTCAGACTTTGATAGTGAAGACCCAGAATTTTCTTCTTTGAAAGGTCGAGTCCCATTGATAGAAACAGCCAACTCTTATTTCTCCTTCAAAAGAATTGATAATCGTCGAGGTTTACATACTTAACACTAACATGCAACATTGGATAATTTTCCATAATAAGTTGATGAACAAGTGTAAGGGTTTTGTTTAATCTGGTTTTGTGCAGAAATAAAGCAAATTCTAAAAGGTTCACTAACTCAAGCATTGTTTATATGACAGCCTTGAAGGATATCTGCCTCAGCTCCAACCTTGAGTCTTCAGCATGTCTGTCTGCCCTACCACTTTGCTACAGCTTTTAATAGGCTCTGCTTCCCAGGTGGCATTGCTCTATTTCATACTCCGTTTACCAGAAATGGCTCTTGAATGATGATGCACTTTAGTTCTTCTGTCGCAGGACAAATATGTGGTGCCACTTTCTGAATATGATGGCTAAGTGAGAGTTGTATGACTTGAATGACAAACAATCACAAAGAGACTCCATCCTGCAACAATTTATATAatcttaaacatttttaaaaaatctgctaTTAGTACTTTGCAATGGTGGAAAATTGTATCACGATAAATGTAATGTTGATTGCGTAATGGTTTTCATAATTATGTTTAACAGTCAACTCCATATCTTTAGGTTTTGGACGACTGATTTATCAGCTGACTGATACATCAGTTGGGCTCTAATCATTTGGTATTTAAGCTAAGGCTGTCAAAATGCAACAACTTTGAAAGATGTTgccttttttgtatttctggATCAAGATTAGCCAGAACTGCACACAGATTATTGTGAAGTCTTGTCTGTGAAGAGCCAAAATTCTTAAATCATGTTGATGTCCAGATTTCCAAGAAATAAACAGACATTACAGCAGCTATAAACATGATGTTCTATCGTCTGTTAAATATATAATAGATGGGGAGCACATGTAGGATAAATCAGTGATGGCACAATAAAAAGTACATCTACATAAAACAGCCTTTGAATAAAACCCATATCAAAGCAGCAGGAACGTTGACCTCAACCTTTATTAACAACTATGTAAGGGCAAACAGTTGCCATGCCTACCTCATTGCCATGTTTTTGTAGAACCTCGATTTCCTGTTGTGTGaaggttgtcatggagatggacTTGACTCTGTGGGGTGGATTCAATCCTCGTCTGCAGGTGGAGAAATAGAAACGGTTCAATCCAATTTGAGGACACTGTACATGAAAAGGACAGGGCCATTTAATTAGCAACAAGCTAGCTGGTATAGGAAACAGGGGGCAAGGAAGGCCACAGATActcacagaaaaagaaagggggagtgAAACAGAACAAAGGAAGTGGGTGAATCTCTTCTAACTGCCATTGACTGAAATGAGTTTGTCAGTACAGTAAAAGAACAAGCCATCTCCCTTAATGTAGAGCTTCCACTATTGAGTGACACCCATTAGCTGACACGAGCCTTGCTCAGAGGGTCAGAGACAACAACtgcccaaatgagaaaatgccTGTTAACTGTAATATTTGTTAAGACCCATCAGAAGGCTTTATATTAAGCTGCTTGCCACAGTAAGTGAAAACTCATGTAGTGCTAGTCTCAAGGTTGCCACTTCTTTGTCTGTGAAGATAACCAATCAGCACTTAGCCTGGGAGTACAATGTTATAACTTCAACTGGAGTGAATTTGGGCACCACAGCCACCAGAAGAAAACAACTTGTTTCTGTACAATGTACATAAAAAGGATTGTTTTTGAGAGGTTCCCATGTTTACTTTTGGGTTGCTTAATAGTATTCAGGTCGGTCTCTGATCGTGTTTAACCATTTACCCACCAAAGCCATTCATTTACCACCAGTCTGCAAAATCAACATCATGAGTGACTTTGAATACCATTTTTGACAACAGCTATAGTGCAGAGCAGTGAAGTGTATCAAACAGATATCCTGTTCTTCATCGTCCTGTCTTTTAACTCCTTTTCTTCACTGGCATGTAGCAAAAGCAGCATGTTAAtggcacagcagcagcaggcagattCCTTCATCAGTGTCTACGATGAACTTACGTAATATTTGCATATGTAAAGTCCAAAGTAGCGAGACCGTACATAACCAAACATAACCTGGCTCGAGTTCATCTAGAAACTTTAACTCACAGAGATATGATGTCATGACAAGTTGACAACCTAGTTTAGCAGGCAAATTTAAACCAGGGCTTATCATGACTCAGCACTTTATATTCATTGTGTTATATGACAGAAATCATCCTAGTATTAACCCCCTTACTAGTAGTTTTGTTAGTGTTACTGAGCATATTTTAATTTCCTACCTTTCTATTTGTTCCCCCTGTGCCAACCTGGCCAGTACTCTTGGAAGGATAAAAGGTAGGAGAGCAGTCCAGGTCTAGTCAAACAGATTTTTAGGCAGGGCATCGTATATATTTTATCCACCCTCCAAGAAGTGCTCTTAAAAAAAGGCAGAATTTTTTGGAAGGCCCTGAACATGGACATGATGATGCCAGTCTGCCAATCAAGAACTCCACAGTTTCTCTAAAATATGCTCTTAAACGTCCTGTGAAGTATTTGAGTTTTTTCCAATCTTTGAGGAGGCAGCCGTTTTAAAAGATCCTCCCCTTTCCTACAAGCTGTTGCTCACACCACCTGTCAAGCGATGTTTTATTTTCCCTGATTCAGCTCTTCAGATAAATGTCAGCCTCTAGATTTAAGCACCGTCCTGAAATCATGAGGCAGGAAATCTCTTAAAATTGTCCCGTCTACATACAAATGCAGAGTGCAAAAAAATGAAACctacattcaaataaataaatgaaatggatGCTGATTATAGAGACGTTCGTacgaaaaataaatgaataaataaacacaaatgaaagTTAAAATGCTAGAGGACACTTGTCAAACAAATCCTAACAATAGATGAATGTTTACTGTGTATTTTAAGAGCAATGCACAATTGTTAATTGAGGTTATCCTAACAACTCTCTGGGGAATGGGAACCACAGCATTCACAATTACAAATTTAATGCTACACACATGGAGGAGTCAGATCCTAAAGGCAGTGAAATACTAGACGGGACTGTTAAATTATTTACTGCTTTACCCCTTACGGGACTTCTTCTCATCTCCACCCATTCTTTACACATCAACCAATCGGCTGACTGCTCTGCCAAGTTTTACAAACAGCGTGTGTGTTTATAACAGTCACCTCcaacactaaataaaagtaGCCACAAATGAGTG contains:
- the agfg1a gene encoding arf-GAP domain and FG repeat-containing protein 1a isoform X2; amino-acid sequence: MAASAKRKQEEKHLKMLREMTSLPPNRKCFDCDQRGPTYANMTVGSFVCTSCSGILRGLNPPHRVKSISMTTFTQQEIEVLQKHGNEVCKQIWLGLYDDKTSSVPDFREPQKVKEFLQDKYEKKKWYVPPEQAKVVASVHASISGSSNSSTSSTPEVRPLKSLLGESAPSLHLNKNTPPNQSPVVTRGHTHQQQPHDKKFDLLSDLGGDIFAAPPNMSAGASSGFANFAHFNSHTTAQNANANADFANFDAFRSTSGSTSGFPSAPQAPFHPSNTGGGTPGGVSSATATAGVGSLPQNLAAGQDRYAALAELDTVFSPSPPATSVYNTTSTSQVGLFGPETGVSTAQGQQALPGRAQGFGAQSTNPFVAAGVAPAAAPTNPFQSNGRTANAAAAATFGTGSMSMPAGFGNAAAYNLPTSFSGTFQQPFPGQPPFPQPPAYPQQPNGGGFSAFGQAKAVVTPFGQAMAGPMVSSNPFLVAPPPAQYPAGGSSTNPFL
- the agfg1a gene encoding arf-GAP domain and FG repeat-containing protein 1a isoform X4, translating into MAASAKRKQEEKHLKMLREMTSLPPNRKCFDCDQRGPTYANMTVGSFVCTSCSGILRGLNPPHRVKSISMTTFTQQEIEVLQKHGNEVCKQIWLGLYDDKTSSVPDFREPQKVKEFLQDKYEKKKWYVPPEQAKVVASVHASISGSSNSSTSSTPEVRPLKSLLGESAPSLHLNKNTPPNQSPVVTRGHTHQQQPHDKKFDLLSDLGGDIFAAPPNMSAGASSGFANFAHFNSHTTAQNANANADFANFDAFRSTSGSTSGFPSAPQAPFHPSNTAFTVLSSSRSMGEFATALPLQGAHSSASGGLANATFANFDNFPKSCSADFGSFSSSSQSNSTGAGRDAVQSTSVHADRYAAFADLDNMFSSATTEQGGGTPGGVSSATATAGVGSLPQNLAAGQDRYAALAELDTVFSPSPPATSVYNTTSTSQVGLFGPETGVSTAQGQQALPGRAQGFGAQSTNPFVAAGVAPAAAPTNPFQSNGRTANAAAAATFGTGSMSMPAGFGNAAAYNLPTSFSGTFQQPFPGQPPFPQPPAYPQQPNGGGFSAFGQAKAVVTPFGQAMAGPMVSSNPFLGAAPPPAQYPAGGSSTNPFL
- the agfg1a gene encoding arf-GAP domain and FG repeat-containing protein 1a isoform X3, producing the protein MAASAKRKQEEKHLKMLREMTSLPPNRKCFDCDQRGPTYANMTVGSFVCTSCSGILRGLNPPHRVKSISMTTFTQQEIEVLQKHGNEVCKQIWLGLYDDKTSSVPDFREPQKVKEFLQDKYEKKKWYVPPEQAKVVASVHASISGSSNSSTSSTPEVRPLKSLLGESAPSLHLNKNTPPNQSPVVTRGHTHQQQPHDKKFDLLSDLGGDIFAAPPNMSAGASSGFANFAHFNSHTRGGTPGGVSSATATAGVGSLPQNLAAGQDRYAALAELDTVFSPSPPATSVYNTTSTSQVGLFGPETGVSTAQGQQALPGRAQGFGAQSTNPFVAAGVAPAAAPTNPFQSNGRTANAAAAATFGTGSMSMPAGFGNAAAYNLPTSFSGTFQQPFPGQPPFPQPPAYPQQPNGGGFSAFGQAKAVVTPFGQAMAGPMVSSNPFLGAAPPPAQYPAGGSSTNPFL
- the agfg1a gene encoding arf-GAP domain and FG repeat-containing protein 1a isoform X1; translated protein: MAASAKRKQEEKHLKMLREMTSLPPNRKCFDCDQRGPTYANMTVGSFVCTSCSGILRGLNPPHRVKSISMTTFTQQEIEVLQKHGNEVCKQIWLGLYDDKTSSVPDFREPQKVKEFLQDKYEKKKWYVPPEQAKVVASVHASISGSSNSSTSSTPEVRPLKSLLGESAPSLHLNKNTPPNQSPVVTRGHTHQQQPHDKKFDLLSDLGGDIFAAPPNMSAGASSGFANFAHFNSHTTAQNANANADFANFDAFRSTSGSTSGFPSAPQAPFHPSNTGGGTPGGVSSATATAGVGSLPQNLAAGQDRYAALAELDTVFSPSPPATSVYNTTSTSQVGLFGPETGVSTAQGQQALPGRAQGFGAQSTNPFVAAGVAPAAAPTNPFQSNGRTANAAAAATFGTGSMSMPAGFGNAAAYNLPTSFSGTFQQPFPGQPPFPQPPAYPQQPNGGGFSAFGQAKAVVTPFGQAMAGPMVSSNPFLGAAPPPAQYPAGGSSTNPFL